The Aedes albopictus strain Foshan chromosome 1, AalbF5, whole genome shotgun sequence genomic interval gaaaccccGGAAGAGTTTTCGGAACAATCCTTGtgggaaataacaaaaaaatctacaaaagaAATCCCAGAGATATCCTTGGACGGAATCGTTATAACAAGGAAAATCTTTGattgaaatcctgaagaaattcttggattttctTGCAAGAGTTCCTGAACTGTATTTAGAAAGAATGcctaaaaatcctggaagaattaatgaaagaactctagaaagatattctggagaaatttttggaagaattcctgtagacatCTTTGGAAGAGGTACTGGAAGTACCCTTGGGAGAAGACCTAAAAAATATTTGAGATGAATCTAAGAATCTttagaaaaactcctagaaaaatctttggaaaatattaaaaaaaaaaccttgatatTTCTGAAGGTATAATAAGACCTAGATGGCAGCGGACGAGGTTGGCGGACCAGGTGCAAAACGATCTGATGAATGTTAAACGTGGCCGAAATGGAAAGCTGCATAGTacctaaatcaggccaaacatttcaataggtcctatctgcatttgagaggctctctttgttcactttctctttcaattattgtaatgtaatggtacactttacaACTATTTtagcagtacaaatcaaaagacgattgttttgaccatcgttcaatgcaaggagacaatcataatacatataaacagctgagatattaaccaaagagagggaaaccaaagagagcctctcttctgcagataggacctttagacatgtttggcttgAAATGTAATGtaataccgtggggtgccctaatttcgtgcgggaCCAAATTTCGCTTACTGATAATATTTGGAGATCATAATCATGAAACTAATTGTACaattgtccaaatttcactttagcTTCACTATCTAAAGTGAAATCTGAACAATTCAACAACTAGATctatgattatgatctctaaatattaccagtgagcgaaatttggacccgcgcgaaattagggcacccacGGTACCAAATAATTGAATGAACTTGGAATCAACACTCACCTTAAGCTGATCGTGCAGGCGCTCGTTCCGTTCGGCCAGCGTGCGTCGCTCCTCGACCGGGTCCTTGATGTGCTCGTCGGTGTCGAAGTCCTTCGAGTAGTCCCGCGAGGTTCCATTCTCGGCACCATTCGTCAGCTCTTCCTCGTTGTCCTCTTCCTCCTCGTCGACGTGGTGATGGTTGGGGGTGGTCGTCGCCGCCAGCAGAGCCGCAGCAGCTTCGTTCTGGGAGTTTCGTGTTGTTCGGCACGGCCACAGGGCAGGGGTAAAAAGATGGATTAGTTTCCAAGATAGATGGTGAGAAATGGCGTAAACATGAAAATGATATATCAAAAATGTGATTTAAAGTAAGTTGGTTATAAAATCCGATTTTGTGAAATAGTTCTCTTGTTAAACCCTGTAGAAGAAGAAAAGAAGGAAAACAGAAATCCAATTTGATCGCTTGGCAGCGCAAGTCCACCTTGCGCTTCGTGAGTGAGAGTGATTCCACACGGGTGAGGTGATGGGCCTGATTCGGTAGACGTAGATATATGTAGAAGGCACAGAGAGTCGTGCGTGCTGATTTTTATGTACAACATCGTGAAGATGTGTGCGAAGATTGGTGCGATCATCGTGGAGATGTGCTCTCGGCTATATGCGTCAGGAACGGAGAGAACGATCGTAAAAAAATGCATACATACTTTACGCTTTACCTGTTTCCGTCTGGCCTCCTCAACCTCCTCTTGCAGGCGCTTGGTTTCGGTGTCCTTGACCGAGACTTCCTCCTGGATCTTCTGCACCTCTTCCTGCTTTGCGCGAATTTCGTCCTCCAGCTTCTGGCGTTCGGCCACCTCCatgttcttggattcctccaggcgctTGATCATGACCTGGAGTTCGTTCTGGCGGGCCTCCAGTTCGTCCTTGGCGAACTGCAGCTGCTTCAGCTGGTCCTCCAGGCGGCGGATCATCTCCTGTGCTTCGATCAGGTTCGCCTGCGAGCGTTCCATCTCCTCCTGCATCGTTCGGAGGCGGTCCTCGTACTCCTGCTGTTTCTTCTCGGCCCGTTCCCGAGCGGCCAGGGCCAGCTGCAGCTTCTCGCGCTCCTGCTGCTTGGCGTTCTTCTCTTCCCGGGCCTGAGCCTTCATCTGCTGCACGTCGATCGTATCCGGCTTGCGGCGGCGCATGTACAGCTCGTGGTTGCCCATGCACAGCGCCAGGATTCGCTTGTTGATGCGGACGCGAGGAGCGAAGAAGACAAAGTCCGGCGCCTTCTTGTCGATGGGCTGCGTGGGTGAGAGGAAAAGTAAACAATaagaaaaattgaaaacaattgTCTGAATGCAATTTCTAgtagagttcctggaggacttctttgaggaattcctggtggaattcctagtggaattcctggtggaattcctagtggaattcctggtggaattcctagtggaattcctgatggaattcctagtggaattcctggtggaattcatagtggaatttctggtgcaattcctagtagaattactggtggaattcctggtggaactcctggaggaactcctggaggaattcctggaggaattcctggaggaatttcttgtggaatttctggaggaattccttgtggaatttctggaggaattccttgtggaatttttggaggaacttcttgtggaattccttgcgtaattcctggaggaattccttgtgcaattccttgtggaattccttttgtaattcctggaggaattcctggaaatttccttgtggaattcctggaggaattcctggtggaattcatagtggaatttctggtgcaattcctagtggaattactggtggaattcctggtggaactcctggaggaattcctggaggaattcctggaggaatttcttgtggaatttctgaaggaattccttgtggaattcctggtggaattcctggtggaattcctggtggaattcctggtggaattcctggtggaattcctggtggaaatcttagtggaattcctggtggaattcctagtggaattcctggtggaattcctagtggaattcctggtggaattcctagtggaattcctggtggaatttctagtggaattcctggtggaattcctagtggaattcctggtggaattcctagtggaattcctggtggaattcctagtggaattcctggtggaattcctagtggaattcctggtggaattcctagaggaattcctggtggaattcctagtggaattcctggtggaattcctagtggaattcctggtggaattcctagtggaattcctggtggaattcctagtggaattcctagtggaattcctggtggaattcatagtggaattccgggtacaattcctagtggaattcctggtggaactcctggaggaattcctggaggaattccttgtgggattcctggagaaattccttgtggaatttctggaggaattccttatggaatttctggaggaattccttgtgtaattcctggaggaattcctggaaattttccatgaggaattcctggaggaattcttggaggaattcctggaggaattcttggaggaattcctggaggaattcttggaggaattcctggaggaattcttggaggaattcctggaggaattcttggaggaattcctggaggaattcttggaggaattcctggaggaattcctggaggaattcttggaggaattcctggaggaattcttggaggaattcctggaggaattcttggaggaattcctggaggaattcttggaggaattcttggaggaattcctggaggaattcttggaggaattcctggaggaattcttggaggaattcctggaggaattcttggaggaattcctggaggaattcttggaggaattcctggaggaattcttggaggaattcctggtggaattcctggtggaattcctggtggaattcctggtggaattcctggtggaattcctggtggaattcctggtggaattcctggtggaattcctggtggaattcctagtggaattcctggtggaattcctagtggaattcctgatggaattcctagtggaattcctgatggaattcctagtggaattcctagtggaatacctgatggaatacctgatggaattcctagtggaattcctggtggaattcctagtggaattcctggtggaattcctggtggaattcctggtggaattcctggtggaattcctggtggaattcctggtggaattcctggtggaattcctggtggaattcctggtggaattcctggtggaattcctggtggaattcctggtggaattcctggtggaattcctggtggaattcctagtggaattcctggtggaattcctagtggaattcctggtggaattcctagtggaattcctggtggaattcctagtggaattcctggtggaattcctagtggaattcctggtggaattcctagtggaattcctggtggaattcctagtggaattcctggtggaattcctagtggaattcctggtggaattcctagtggaattcctggtggaattcctagtggaattcctggtggaattcctggtggaattcctggtggaattcctggtggaattcctggtggaattcctagtggaattcctggtggaattcctagtggaattcctggtggaattcctagtggaattcctggtggaattcctagtggaattcctggtggaattcctagtggaattcctggtggaattcctaatggaattcctggtggaattcctagtgaagttcctggtggaattactagtggaattcctggtggaattcctagtggaattcctggtggaattcctagtggaattcctcgtggaattcctgatggaattcctagtggaattcctagtggaattcctgatggaaggcAGAGATTGTTTGTCATTCTGTCAACCTACCTTGATGATAAACTTGCGATCGTTGAACGAGATGTTCCGAATCTCGGACCAGGGGAAACCAATCTTCGGTGTGAGGCGATCGTCCTTCTCGTAGATGTTGAGCCCCAGGGCGTCCACGCCGAGCCACAGCTCGGTGCCCTTCTTGTTGCGGATCTCGAAGTAGTTCACGCCGTACATTTCCAGATCTTGTGCGATCTTGAGGTACTCCATCATGGCGTCCTCGCGGAGCATTCCACGGTGCTCCTGCCACCAGGTGGTGATCGAGTTCTCCCACTCGTCCTTGGACATCTTGTGCTGATCGATGACGCTGGAAGGAAAACGGAAAATGATCAACATCACATCAAGCGACATAACGATCGAGGATCGCAAATTCCAGTGTAGGTACTAACCGCTGTGGCAGGAGCCGATCGTTGACCAGGAATCCAGGCACGTGTGTCGTTTTGTTGTAGTCGCCGTGGCGGGCTTGGACGGCGTACGAGGCCAGCAGGACGGACGTCTCCGGCGGGCAGTAGATTTCGTCGGACAGGATGGCGTTCTTGACCTGCAGGTAGAACAGCCGCAGTGTGATGTCCTGGATGAGCTCCTCGGCCACGTCCTCCGGGTAGAATTTGGCACGGAACTTGAACTGCAGCGGGTCACCCTTCTGGACGTCCTGGCTCATGACCTAGGGTTCGGAAAAGAACAATGATATTCTATAAGAATGAGGTGGTCAAGGTTGCTTCCCTTTCAATCATTTACTATTCAAAAACGAGACATTTACCCATCGGGAGAAAGGCATCGATCCTGTCTGTTCCAGAGTGGTAGCAGTGAAACGAAATTCCAAAACATATAGGAGGAGTGGTCAGTGGATTGCATAATCCTGCACGGTCTGGTTACAAGCGGTCTCATCTACTTCGCGTCTGTTgcatgagtttttgtttgtttttaaccTCTTTTTCCCCGCCCTAACGACGACTACGTTGGAAGACCCCAGCCACTTTAGACCGGCAAAACGACGTCATCGGTCATAATTATAATTAATACGTCGAGACGGCCAACCCGCGCCAGTTGACTTTATTATTTCACTTAGTCGCTGTGACTCAATCTAAAACAT includes:
- the LOC109404691 gene encoding moesin/ezrin/radixin homolog 1 isoform X1; this encodes MVASGKMMNVRVTTMDAELEFAIQQSTTGKQLFDQVVKTIGLREVWFFGLQYTDSKGDLTWIKLYKKVMSQDVQKGDPLQFKFRAKFYPEDVAEELIQDITLRLFYLQVKNAILSDEIYCPPETSVLLASYAVQARHGDYNKTTHVPGFLVNDRLLPQRVIDQHKMSKDEWENSITTWWQEHRGMLREDAMMEYLKIAQDLEMYGVNYFEIRNKKGTELWLGVDALGLNIYEKDDRLTPKIGFPWSEIRNISFNDRKFIIKPIDKKAPDFVFFAPRVRINKRILALCMGNHELYMRRRKPDTIDVQQMKAQAREEKNAKQQEREKLQLALAARERAEKKQQEYEDRLRTMQEEMERSQANLIEAQEMIRRLEDQLKQLQFAKDELEARQNELQVMIKRLEESKNMEVAERQKLEDEIRAKQEEVQKIQEEVSVKDTETKRLQEEVEEARRKQVKRKNEAAAALLAATTTPNHHHVDEEEEDNEEELTNGAENGTSRDYSKDFDTDEHIKDPVEERRTLAERNERLHDQLKALKQDLALSRDDTMETANDKIHRENVRQGRDKYKTLREIRKGNTKRRVDQFENM
- the LOC109404691 gene encoding moesin/ezrin/radixin homolog 1 isoform X2, giving the protein MVASGKMMNVRVTTMDAELEFAIQQSTTGKQLFDQVVKTIGLREVWFFGLQYTDSKGDLTWIKLYKKVMSQDVQKGDPLQFKFRAKFYPEDVAEELIQDITLRLFYLQVKNAILSDEIYCPPETSVLLASYAVQARHGDYNKTTHVPGFLVNDRLLPQRVIDQHKMSKDEWENSITTWWQEHRGMLREDAMMEYLKIAQDLEMYGVNYFEIRNKKGTELWLGVDALGLNIYEKDDRLTPKIGFPWSEIRNISFNDRKFIIKPIDKKAPDFVFFAPRVRINKRILALCMGNHELYMRRRKPDTIDVQQMKAQAREEKNAKQQEREKLQLALAARERAEKKQQEYEDRLRTMQEEMERSQANLIEAQEMIRRLEDQLKQLQFAKDELEARQNELQVMIKRLEESKNMEVAERQKLEDEIRAKQEEVQKIQEEVSVKDTETKRLQEEVEEARRKQNEAAAALLAATTTPNHHHVDEEEEDNEEELTNGAENGTSRDYSKDFDTDEHIKDPVEERRTLAERNERLHDQLKALKQDLALSRDDTMETANDKIHRENVRQGRDKYKTLREIRKGNTKRRVDQFENM